Part of the Treponema sp. J25 genome, GATAGCCCACTTTAAGACGAGCTGCGAAGCCGCCGGGGGAGTAATCGAGGCGGGAGGTACCTGCGCCGAAGAAGGGGCCACCGAGATGGTGGCGGAAACAAAAGAGAAGGCGGCCCCCCTCCCGGAAAAGATTTAACGTCCCTTAGGACGGCCCGGCAGAATACACAGAAAAAGCCCCACCAGGGCGCCCGCCAGGCTTCCAATCATAATGAGCACCGCCTGTTGTTCTTCCTGGGATCTGCCGGTGATGATTTTGGAAATGGCGTTCCCCAGTGAACTCTGTACTTGAGTATACTGGTAGTACCCAAAGATGGCCCCTGCAATGCCCGCAATGAGGAGAACCACGCCTACGATCCTTTTCATCTCTTGTGTTACTCCTTTTCGCTTTCTAGCCTGTCTTTTTCTCTCAGAAAAAAGCCCCAAATTTAATCAGGAAGCTCTTCTCGTACCAGTATATTCGTAAATCCATAATCGGCAAGCCGTTTTTTGGTATCCTCTAGCTGATGCGGAGGAATTCGGGGAATCACGATTCGATACAGGCCCTGATATTCTTCGTAGGCCACCGAAAAACCCTTGTTCTTTAAGTCGTTATACAGGGAAAGGGCGTTTTTCATCATCCTGAAGGAAGCAATTTGGATACGATAGGTTGAAGTAATGCCAGCGTTTCTATTTGAGGAAGAAGAGAGCCCACTGCTACTTGGAAGAGTCTGTACCGTGCCGCCACTGCCTTTTTCAGATATCGCTGTTCCGGGATTTTCTGTTTCAGGGCTGCGGTTTGACAGGCCTTTCTCTTGAGGAATGGCAGCTCCCAGGAGCTGACTGGCCTCTCCCGTTGCTATGACTTCAATAAAAACTTCTGTTATTCCCTGATGAATCATGTCTAAAGCTGATGCGGCGGCCCGGGAAAGATCGATAATGCGGTTTTCTACGAAGGGGCCCCGATCATTTACCCGGACAACTACGGACTTCCCATTGCCCAGATTGGTCACCTTAAGGTGGGTTCCAAAGGGAAGGCTCCGATGGGCCGCCGTAAAAAGATTGCTTCGGAAAATTTCTCCCGAGGCCGTCGGTTTCCCTTCAAATTCAGCCCCATACCAGGAGGCAAACCCCCGTTGAGAAAATGTTGCTGTTTCAGACCGTTGCTGGGCTTCAAGAGACGGTCCCTCCTGGCCCGGTATCCCTATTCCAAGAATGACCACCACGAGGAGAACCCTGGGAATGTCGTATATCCGGATTTTCATGTTTTGATTATCGGTTTTGGATCATAAAAATAGAGGTTCCCTGGCGCCTACCGGCGTTAGTTTTTAAGGGACCCTGGAGGTACGATTATCCAGGATGGAAGGAAAAGGTTAGTCTATCCATCGTACCTGGTCGGGAGCCCATTCTTTAATAAAAATTCGAGTAAAACGGCCTGAGTGGGATACACCGGGATTTTCAGGAAAATAGGTTTTTCTGAAAAACCATACCACATCTGCCATGTCTGCGATGGAATCGCAGGGGGCATAGCGGAACCAAATTGTTTTTTCGTTTAAAATTTGAACAACCTCAGGGTTTTCTACCAGCGAGGGATCCGTAAGACGGCGGATTTCCGAGCGAAGGCCCCCATAGCGGGCATTCCCAACCGTAAGAAGACGCAGATGGTTGTGATCATCCATCCAATAAATTTCGTAGATTCCCCCCACCGCAGGCACCGAACGGGCAATGGTATGCCGGTCTGCCTTTTGTAATTTTGACCAGCATACGGTAAAAAAGCCATCTTTTCCCTGGTGCTGGCAGGTAATGCCCACATTCATAGCTCTATGGTACCATAGCTTTGTGTCTTTTTCTATACAGAGAAAATAGTCAAATTGTATGAATAAGTATACAATTTTTTCCTTCCTCCCATATGCGAATTGTAAAGATTGTTATAATTCTTTATCTGAATGATACATAGAGAAATTATTTATTTATCGTATTAGATGGCACGGATTTTGCTTATGTATTAGTGGAATATAATTCCGGAGGTTATCATGGCAAGGAGAGGGAAAAAAGAAAGCAACGATGATGTGCTCAAGACCTATTTTGATGAAATCCGTGCCACCCCTTTGCTTTCGTTTGAAGAAGAACTGGAATTATCTCGCCGGATTATGCAGGGCGACGAGGAGGCCCGTCAAAAATTAATCAAGGCTAATCTGCGACTGGTGGTTAAGATTGCCCGGAGCTTTGCCTCTTCTGATATTCCCCTTATGGATTTGATTCAGGAAGGAAATCTGGGCCTGATCCGGGCGGCTCAAAAATATGATTTCAAGAAAAATGTTCGGTTTTCGACCTACGCCAGTTGGTGGATTAAACAAGCCATTAGCCGGGCCCTGGTGAATAAACGCCGTTCTATCCGGCTCCCGCATCGGAAAGAAGAGGCCCTGAAAAAAATACAGCGGGCCTATAATGCCCTTTCCCAGGAGTTGATGCGCGAGCCTACGGCGGAGGAACTTGCCCGGGAAGTGCACATGGCACCAGAAGAGGTGGACCAGATTCTCTCCCTTTCTAATACCATGGTATCCCTTGATGCGGAAACCGGAAAGGATGATACGACGAGTCTTCTTGAACTGTATGAAGACCGGACGTATTGCCCCGATGTGGAATTCCTGCGGAATTCGGTACGGGAAGATACCCTCCGTTTCCTCGAAAAGCTTATGGAACGGGAACGGAAAATCCTTATGTACCGCTTTGAATTCTTTGGGGGCGAAAAGTATACCCTTAAGCAGATTGGGGATGAAATGGGACTTTCCCCCGAAACGGTCCGGCAAATTGAACTGCGGGCCCTTAAGAAATTTAAGGAAAATGCGGCAGAACTAAAAGAGTATATGCAGTTTAGTTATTGTTAAAATCGGTGAATCTCGATACCATACAAGGGTGAACCCTTCAAAGCCACCAAAAAACAATGGGAAAGGGGCCCCTAAAAAGGGAACCCCTGAATCAACGGTATCGAAAAAAAAGAAACCTGGAAGGGCTACCAGAAAGCGTTCCCCCACGTGGGAAGATAGGCTCCGGGTCACCCTTATCACTGCCCTCTGTATTGGCGTGGCGGTCATAGGAACGACCGTAATATTGATAGGAAGGGCCCTTTCCAATGTGCCTGTGGAACAGGATGTCCCCGGCGGATCTGGTGTCTCTGTGCCACCGCCGGCCTCTCCAGAAGGAGCGCCATCGGAGGGGTCCGATCCTCTTTCTTCCCTGGAACCGCAGGGCCCCCTTTCTCCGGAAGGTTCCTATGGGCCTGCAGAAAAACCTGGGACCCCTGGCGGGGCCGCCAGTCCTGAAAAGCCAGGATACGTCGAGGGCGAGAATTCTGTCACGGGAATACAAAGAAGGGGCGCTCCCATAGAGGCCTCCCCTTCTTCAAGGGCCTCTAGAATACCGGAAAATTCGGTGGAACGGATCCCTTCCTCTTCTGCAGTGTCCCGCCCGGCGGGGGGCGTCATAGAACGACCCCCTACACCCCAACCAAAAACAAAGGGTACCATTGCCATCATCCTGGACGATGCGGGTAATAACCTGCATGAGGTAACCCCTTTCTTACGGCTTCCCTTCCCCCTCACTATTGCGGTGCTTCCGGGACTTCCCTATTCGGCGGAAGTGGCGCGACGGATTCGGGCCGCGGGAAAGGAGGTGATTTTGCACCAGCCGATGGAAGCAGTAGGGGGGCAGAATCCAGGACCGGGCGCCATTTACAGTACTATGAGCGAAGAAGAGATCCGGCGGGTGCTAGAGAAAAACCTGACAGAGGTAGGCCCGGTGGTAGGGATAAATAACCATCAGGGATCACGGATTACCTCGGATCCCCGGATCATGAAAATAGTACTGGCTTTTTGTAAGGAACATGGATTATATTATATAGACTCACGCACTACCGCTGATACGGTAGTGCCGCTGGTGGCAAAAGAAATTCGATTACCTATAGGAGAACGGGACGTGTTCATCGATAATGTACAGGAAAAAGAAACGATGATTCGGTTTATTCGGGATGGCGTCCAGAAAGCAGAAAAGAAGGGGGCCGCGGTTATGATTGGACACGTCTGGTCTTCTGAACTGGCGGCAACGCTGGAAGAACTCTACCCTGAATTGATAGCCCAGGGCTTTACATTGAGTACGGTTTCTCGCATCGTGATGGGAAATTTTGAAGATGAAGGTTTTGGGGATTGAATCAAGTTGTGACGAATGTGCAGCGGCGGTGGTGGAAGATGGAAAACACATTCTCTCTAATGTGGTAGTCACCCAGATTCCCCATCACGCCCCCTATAATGGGGTGGTACCCGAACTGGCAAGCCGGATGCATACCGAATGGATCTACGAGGTGGTCGAACGGGCTCTTACAGAAGCCCATTGCCAGGTATCTGAAATCGATGGGGTGGCGGTTACGGCCCATCCAGGACTGTTAGGTTCCCTCCTTGTGGGGGTGAGTTTCGCTAAAGCCTTTGCCTATGCCCGGAATCTTCCCTTTGTGGCGGTCAATCATATGCTTGCCCACCTCTATGCCCCCCTCATGACGGAAGAGGTAACCTACCCTTTTTTGGGGCTCCTCGTGTCGGGGGGGCACAGTATTCTTTGTAAGGTAGAAGATTTTGATACCATCGAGGTGTTGGGGACTACCATCGATGATGCGGTGGGCGAGGCCTTCGATAAGGTGGCGAAGTATTATGGTTTTGGCTATCCGGGGGGCGTCTATATTGATCGACTTGCTCAAAAGGGCGATAGCGAGGCCTTTCGGTTCCCCCTTCCCAACCTCTACAAAGGGGAACATCGGTACGATGTTTCCTATTCGGGCCTTAAAACGGCGGTAATTAATCAGATCGATCAATTTAGAGTAAAAGAGGTTCCCCGGGACCCTGTAACGGGGAATTATCGGAGCGAAGATGTGGCCGCCTCGTTCCAGAAGGCGGCCATCGAAATTCTGCTGCGGGCCCTGTTTCGGGCGGTGGAAGATACGGGCCTGAGGACGGTGGTTATCGGGGGAGGGGTGGCGGCTAACTCGTACCTTCGACAGCGCCTTGCCGCAGAAAAGGATCTGCGTTGTCTGTTCCCGCCCCTTTCTCTTTGTGGGGATAACGGGGCCATGGTGGCAGGTATCGGTTTTCGGTACCTTGCCCGGGGCGATCGGAGCCCCTGGACCACTACGGCCGCAGCCCGGGTGCGGGCCTTTAAACGACGCTATCCCTAGGCGGATTGGCTACATGATAAGAGGGCGGCGGTAGGCCGCCGGTATACCCTGAGATCTGATTATGAGAGGGGCTCCCACTATGCGGGGAATAGTATTGTCAGGGCCTTTACATTATTTTGATAATCGGCTATAGTAAAGCCCAATTTGTGTGGTAGGTTAGACGAAGGAAGGTTGTTATGTCACGGACATGCGATATCTGCGGAAAACATACGGTGACGGGAAATAAGGTCAGTCACGCCAATAATCATACCCGTCGGACCTGGAGACCCAACCTGGTAAAAGTTAAGACCGAGATTGGGGGTACCACGGCGACCCTTAAGATTTGTACCCGCTGTCTGAAAAGCGATTTTATTACCAAGAAGGTGTAAGCAGTCGCGGGAGGGGCGCTTGTAGCTGCTTCTCGCCGGGGAAAAGGGTG contains:
- a CDS encoding DUF3185 family protein, whose amino-acid sequence is MKRIVGVVLLIAGIAGAIFGYYQYTQVQSSLGNAISKIITGRSQEEQQAVLIMIGSLAGALVGLFLCILPGRPKGR
- a CDS encoding septal ring lytic transglycosylase RlpA family protein produces the protein MKIRIYDIPRVLLVVVILGIGIPGQEGPSLEAQQRSETATFSQRGFASWYGAEFEGKPTASGEIFRSNLFTAAHRSLPFGTHLKVTNLGNGKSVVVRVNDRGPFVENRIIDLSRAAASALDMIHQGITEVFIEVIATGEASQLLGAAIPQEKGLSNRSPETENPGTAISEKGSGGTVQTLPSSSGLSSSSNRNAGITSTYRIQIASFRMMKNALSLYNDLKNKGFSVAYEEYQGLYRIVIPRIPPHQLEDTKKRLADYGFTNILVREELPD
- a CDS encoding divergent polysaccharide deacetylase family protein, which gives rise to MNPSKPPKNNGKGAPKKGTPESTVSKKKKPGRATRKRSPTWEDRLRVTLITALCIGVAVIGTTVILIGRALSNVPVEQDVPGGSGVSVPPPASPEGAPSEGSDPLSSLEPQGPLSPEGSYGPAEKPGTPGGAASPEKPGYVEGENSVTGIQRRGAPIEASPSSRASRIPENSVERIPSSSAVSRPAGGVIERPPTPQPKTKGTIAIILDDAGNNLHEVTPFLRLPFPLTIAVLPGLPYSAEVARRIRAAGKEVILHQPMEAVGGQNPGPGAIYSTMSEEEIRRVLEKNLTEVGPVVGINNHQGSRITSDPRIMKIVLAFCKEHGLYYIDSRTTADTVVPLVAKEIRLPIGERDVFIDNVQEKETMIRFIRDGVQKAEKKGAAVMIGHVWSSELAATLEELYPELIAQGFTLSTVSRIVMGNFEDEGFGD
- the tsaD gene encoding tRNA (adenosine(37)-N6)-threonylcarbamoyltransferase complex transferase subunit TsaD, producing the protein MKVLGIESSCDECAAAVVEDGKHILSNVVVTQIPHHAPYNGVVPELASRMHTEWIYEVVERALTEAHCQVSEIDGVAVTAHPGLLGSLLVGVSFAKAFAYARNLPFVAVNHMLAHLYAPLMTEEVTYPFLGLLVSGGHSILCKVEDFDTIEVLGTTIDDAVGEAFDKVAKYYGFGYPGGVYIDRLAQKGDSEAFRFPLPNLYKGEHRYDVSYSGLKTAVINQIDQFRVKEVPRDPVTGNYRSEDVAASFQKAAIEILLRALFRAVEDTGLRTVVIGGGVAANSYLRQRLAAEKDLRCLFPPLSLCGDNGAMVAGIGFRYLARGDRSPWTTTAAARVRAFKRRYP
- a CDS encoding RNA polymerase sigma factor RpoD/SigA, whose translation is MARRGKKESNDDVLKTYFDEIRATPLLSFEEELELSRRIMQGDEEARQKLIKANLRLVVKIARSFASSDIPLMDLIQEGNLGLIRAAQKYDFKKNVRFSTYASWWIKQAISRALVNKRRSIRLPHRKEEALKKIQRAYNALSQELMREPTAEELAREVHMAPEEVDQILSLSNTMVSLDAETGKDDTTSLLELYEDRTYCPDVEFLRNSVREDTLRFLEKLMERERKILMYRFEFFGGEKYTLKQIGDEMGLSPETVRQIELRALKKFKENAAELKEYMQFSYC
- the rpmB gene encoding 50S ribosomal protein L28: MSRTCDICGKHTVTGNKVSHANNHTRRTWRPNLVKVKTEIGGTTATLKICTRCLKSDFITKKV